A window of Haloarcula marismortui ATCC 43049 genomic DNA:
ATTCGGTTACCGGTACCCTGGCTGTGGCCGTCCCAAACGACGCGTCACCCGGCGAGTACGCGCTGGCGGTTGAGGCCGGCACGGATGCCTTTGACGAACGGGTGGTCTCGGAAGCAACGGTCACCGTCGAGGGGGCAGCGTGATGGCGAACAACCCCGCCGTTCACCGCAGGGAGGCTGTCATAGGTCAGGCTGTTCGACGTGGCGCTCCCAGAAGGCCGGCTGCGTGTACTTCGCGTAGGCGCCCTGATAGCCAGCGAGTTCTGCGACCGGCGTGAGGAGCCGTGACAGCGGTTCGAGCCGTTCCTGTCTCGTGAAGACTGTGTTGCCGTCGAGACGGTCCGCGACGAGGGCCTGCTGGAGCGGGTTCTCGGGGTTTCCCTCGTCGTCGTGGGCCAGACCGCCGAGTGTCGGGAGTACTTGCCGGAGTCGACCCGGCGAGTAGATGTTCGTGATGACGACGGCTCGCTTGTCGGTGTCGTTCCGGAAGGTGTGCGTGACGCCTGTCTCGACGGTGGCCGTTTCGCCCGCCGTCACCTCGTGGTCCGTGCCATCAAGCATCATCGTCAGCGAGCCCCGTTCGACTTCGAAGCGTTCCGGGCTCTGCTCGTGATAGTGTTCGGGTGGCCCGCCGTAGCCGGGTCCGAAGACGCTGAGCGTCCGGATGGTGTCGCCCGATCCCTCCAGCGGGATGCCCCACACAGGTCGGGTCGGATGTGACGTGACAGGGCCGGTTCGCTCCCGAACTCGGTCGGCGAACTGGCTATCGGGGTCCAGTTCGAACCCGGTTCCCGGAACGGGGTCGCCGTTGGCGTCAAGCGTCCGGCCTGTCGTGACGGTTGACATAGCCACTAGTTGGCCTGCGACCTCGAAAGTGTTGTCTTCTCAGCTCCGTTCGTCGAGAATCCGGTCGATAATCCGGCCAGTCGACAGAACCCGGTCAGCCGCCTCAGTTTCCAGCGGACTGGCCCGACAGATATCACAGTCGATACCCCGGGCGGACAGCGCCGCTTCGAGTTGCTCGTCGTCGTGGTGCTGGTCGTAGCCCAGTGCGATGATGTCCGGTTCGATGCGCTCGATCGGGATGAAGATATCTTCGGAGTGGCCGAGATGTGCTTCGTCGACCGGTTTGAGCGCCCCGACCATCTCCCGGCGTTGCTCGTCCGGGACGACAGGCGGCTCCTTGTGCGTGACGTTGACCGAGCGGGCCACGATGACGTGGAGTTCATCACCCATGTCGGCGGCGTCCTGC
This region includes:
- a CDS encoding cupin domain-containing protein → MSTVTTGRTLDANGDPVPGTGFELDPDSQFADRVRERTGPVTSHPTRPVWGIPLEGSGDTIRTLSVFGPGYGGPPEHYHEQSPERFEVERGSLTMMLDGTDHEVTAGETATVETGVTHTFRNDTDKRAVVITNIYSPGRLRQVLPTLGGLAHDDEGNPENPLQQALVADRLDGNTVFTRQERLEPLSRLLTPVAELAGYQGAYAKYTQPAFWERHVEQPDL
- a CDS encoding adenylyltransferase/cytidyltransferase family protein; translated protein: MTRVVAQGTFDILHPGHVHYLQDAADMGDELHVIVARSVNVTHKEPPVVPDEQRREMVGALKPVDEAHLGHSEDIFIPIERIEPDIIALGYDQHHDDEQLEAALSARGIDCDICRASPLETEAADRVLSTGRIIDRILDERS